In one Solanum lycopersicum chromosome 11, SLM_r2.1 genomic region, the following are encoded:
- the LOC101265800 gene encoding chitinase 2-like has translation MEFFKFCISLLVLQTLLTISRITATVSPSCPVVFREYIGALGKNVTFSDVPINPNVEFHFLLSFAIDYTNTISPEPTNGDFLIYWDTDNLTPSHISSIKAKHKNVRVGMSLGGDTVNGKNATFAPTSITSWVRNAIYSITKIAKEYNLDAIDIDYEHFNVDPDTFAECIGRLLYFLKQNNVISYTSIAPYADDSVQVHYLALWRKYGHLIDYINFQFYAYAKGTTIPQFLQYFETQRCNYKGGKILVSFGTNNIGGLSPEHGFFDACTILRSQGKLHGIFIWSADDSMKDHFRYEKLSQNLLASAT, from the coding sequence ATGGAGTTTTTCAAATTCTGCATCTCCCTTCTTGTCCTTCAAACTCTCTTGACCATTTCACGTATAACCGCGACAGTTTCACCAAGCTGTCCTGTGGTTTTCAGAGAATATATTGGAGCTCTAGGCAAGAATGTCACATTTTCTGATGTTCCAATTAATCCGAACGTTGAGTTTCACTTCCTCCTATCCTTTGCTATAGACTATACAAACACAATTTCACCAGAACCAACTAATGGTGACTTCCTTATCTATTGGGACACTGATAACCTCACCCCTTCTCATATTTCTTCCATCAAGGCTAAGCATAAAAATGTTAGAGTAGGTATGAGTCTCGGTGGTGATACAGTGAACGGTAAAAATGCTACCTTTGCTCCTACATCAATTACATCTTGGGTGAGAAATGCAATATATTCAATCACCAAGATAGCGAAAGAGTATAACCTGGATGCAATAGATATAGATTATGAACACTTCAATGTAGATCCAGATACATTTGCAGAGTGCATCGGGCGACTGTTGTACTTCCTCAAACAAAACAATGTCATCTCTTACACATCAATAGCACCATATGCAGATGATTCAGTGCAGGTGCATTATTTAGCACTCTGGAGAAAGTATGGTCATCTCATAGACTATATCAACTTCCAATTTTATGCCTATGCGAAGGGCACAACCATTCCTCAATTCCTGCAGTACTTTGAAACACAGAGATGTAACTATAAAGGAGGCAAGATTCTTGTGAGTTTTGGAACTAATAATATTGGCGGCTTGTCTCCTGAACATGGATTCTTTGATGCATGCACCATACTAAGGAGCCAGGGAAAGCTTCACGGTATCTTTATTTGGTCTGCAGATGACTCTATGAAGGATCATTTCCGATATGAAAAGCTGTCACAGAACCTCTTAGCAAGTGCAACTTAG
- the LOC101254869 gene encoding uncharacterized protein, with product MKRVSAKVECTIPISLSAAAKSLSKFAASDHEASHAVSLYLQSAADSFNKLVKIQQKLSVKKEHDVKVEGISEKNEDIPKGFRENKKSKNLVKEENPEAEPKTKNSSKIDKVKGHKLIKTERKLGIGEEEMERSNKNELESVKIDRELELKEVKEDSMTSRDKKKKKKKKDRDVGDSEHEVVKVEQDGKSMDPDAGSASAEQSSKKKSKKRRIEGDE from the coding sequence ATGAAGAGAGTATCAGCTAAAGTTGAATGTACAATCCCAATCTCTCTCTCCGCCGCAGCAAAATCCCTCTCCAAGTTTGCTGCATCAGATCATGAAGCTTCACATGCTGTTTCATTATATCTCCAAAGTGCTGCCGATTCATTCAACAAGCTTGTTAAGATTCAGCAGAAACTGAGTGTGAAAAAGGAGCATGATGTCAAAGTTGAAGGGATTTCAGAAAAGAATGAAGATATCCCAAAAGGGTTCCGAGAAAACAAGAAAAGCAagaatcttgtcaaggaagaaaaCCCGGAAGCTGAGCCTAAGaccaaaaattcatcaaaaattgataaagtGAAGGGTCATAAATTGATCAAGACTGAACGAAAACTCGGTATAGGGGAAGAAGAGATGGAAAGATCCAACAAAAATGAGCTGGAGTCTGTTAAAATAGATAGGGAGCTGGAGTTGAAGGAAGTTAAGGAAGATAGTATGACGAGTagagataagaagaagaagaagaaaaagaaggatagaGATGTTGGTGACAGTGAACACGAGGTGGTTAAGGTGGAACAAGATGGGAAGAGTATGGATCCTGATGCTGGTTCTGCTTCAGCCGAGCAGAGTAGCaagaaaaagagtaaaaagaGAAGAATTGAAGGAGATGAGTAA
- the LOC101265509 gene encoding chitinase 2-like has protein sequence MHTTNALLKEKYFNRHLLWLNTNKKYKGSFQLQQIMKSLKFCISLLVLQALFNVFPTIEAVPAFCPGVFREYIGAEGKNVTFSDVPINPNIEFHFLLSFAIDYTNTKSPEPTNGDFLVYWDTDNLTPSHISSIKAKHKNVKVGMSLGGDTVNGKNATFTPTSITSWVSNAIHSITKIVKEYNLDAIDIDYEHFNADPDTFAECIGRLLYYLKQNNVVTYTSIAPYADDSVQVHYSALWRKYGHLIDYVNFQFYAYEKGTTILQFLHYFETQMYNYKGGKILVSFGTDNSGGLSPRHGFFDACNILKSRGTLHGIFIWSADDSIKDHFLYEKLSQNLLASATV, from the coding sequence ATGCATACAACAAATGCCTTGTTGAAggagaaatattttaataggCATCTACTTTGGTTAAATACCAATAAGAAGTACAAGGGATCCTTCCAACTACAACAAATCATGAAGTCCTTAAAATTCTGCATCTCTCTTCTTGTCCTTCAAGCTCTCTTCAACGTTTTCCCTACGATCGAGGCAGTTCCAGCATTCTGCCCTGGGGTTTTCAGAGAATACATTGGAGCTGAGGGCAAGAATGTTACATTTTCTGATGTCCCAATTAATCCAAATATTGAGTTTCACTTCCTCCTATCCTTCGCTATAGACTACACGAACACAAAATCACCAGAACCCACTAATGGTGACTTCCTGGTTTATTGGGACACTGATAACCTCACCCCTTCTCATATTTCTTCCATCAAGGCTAAGCATAAGAACGTTAAGGTAGGAATGAGTCTCGGTGGTGATACAGTGAATGGTAAAAATGCCACCTTCACTCCTACTTCAATTACTTCTTGGGTGAGCAATGCAATACATTCAATCACCAAGATAGTGAAAGAGTATAACCTGGATGCAATAGATATAGATTATGAACACTTCAATGCAGATCCCGATACATTCGCCGAGTGCATTGGGAGACTGTTATACTATCTGAAACAAAACAATGTCGTCACTTACACATCAATAGCACCATACGCAGATGATTCAGTGCAGGTGCACTATTCAGCACTCTGGAGAAAGTACGGTCATCTAATAGACTATGTCAACTTCCAATTTTATGCCTATGAAAAGGGTACAACCATTCTTCAGTTCCTACACTACTTTGAAACTCAGATGTATAACTATAAAGGAGGCAAGATTCTAGTTAGCTTTGGAACTGACAACAGTGGCGGCTTGTCTCCTAGACATGGATTCTTTGATGCATGCAACATACTAAAGAGTCGGGGAACACTTCATGGTATCTTTATTTGGTCTGCAGATGACTCTATAAAAgatcattttctatatgaaaagCTGTCACAGAACCTCTTAGCAAGTGCAACCGTTTAA